A genomic window from Cicer arietinum cultivar CDC Frontier isolate Library 1 unplaced genomic scaffold, Cicar.CDCFrontier_v2.0 Ca_scaffold_6351_v2.0, whole genome shotgun sequence includes:
- the LOC101491008 gene encoding uncharacterized protein produces the protein MDKSWIKQPHTSTEYDQGIKGFIIFAFRDELENGEIICPCKCCGFKKPQSRSIMYDHLKCKPFPKEYTIWIHHEESIGETSTIPPSNVSNIVQDTVVVDDHMQNMINDAFGVEDPTNEVPIESNAKIDQNEDMVPKASQQRYEETKEYYELSREGEQPLYEGCVKYSRLSFLVKLCHIKCLCGMTNKAMTMVLELLKDAFEIANIPNSFYEAKKTITKLGLNYEKIPVCPNNCMLYWGNKEDEERENCKICNTSKWKSKAKVGAIGVSGDGNNRKKIPAKVLRYFPLKPRLQILFLSSKSAEDMRWHAIDSKNDGMLRHPRVSDAWKHFDLTHTWFASDPRNMRLALASDGFNPFGMMSTNYSIWPVIIIPYNTPPWVCMKDTSFIMSMIIPGKKMPGNDIDVYLQPIVKELKELWETCVDTYDSLKKKKV, from the coding sequence ATGGATAAGTCATGGATTAAGCAGCCACACACATCGACTGAATATGATCAAGGGATAAAgggatttattatttttgcctTTCGAGATGAATTAGAAAATGGTGAAATAATATGCCCTTGTAAATGTTGTGGTTTCAAAAAACCGCAGAGTAGAAGTATAATGTACGATCACTTAAAGTGTAAACCATTTCCAAAGGAATACACCATTTGGATACATCATGAAGAGTCCATAGGAGAAACTAGTACTATCCCACCTAGTAATGTTTCAAATATAGTACAAGACACAGTTGTCGTTGATGATCATATGCAGAACATGATCAATGATGCTTTTGGAGTCGAAGATCCAACAAACGAAGTACCCATTGAATCAAATGCAAAGATTGATCAGAATGAAGATATGGTGCCAAAGGCAAGTCAGCAAAGGTATGAAGAGACCAAAGAGTACTATGAATTAAGTAGAGAGGGAGAACAACCTTTGTATGAAGGGTGTGTTAAATATTCAAGATTATCTTTTTTGGTAAAATTGTGTCATATCAAATGCTTATGTGGAATGACTAATAAAGCCATGACAATGGTTTTAGAGTTATTAAAAGATGCATTTGAAATTGCAAATATACCAAATTCATTCTATGAAGCCAAGAAAACAATCACCAAGCTtggtttaaattatgaaaagatCCCTGTTTGTCCGAATAATTGTATGCTTTATTGGGGTAATAAGGAAGATGAAGAGAGGGAGAACTGTAAAATTTGCAACACTTCCAAATGGAAATCAAAAGCAAAAGTTGGTGCAATTGGAGTGTCTGGTGATGGCAATAATCGAAAGAAAATTCCTGCAAAAGTTCTTCGTTATTTTCCATTAAAACCACggttacaaatattatttttgtcatcAAAGTCGGCCGAGGATATGAGATGGCATGCAATTGATAGTAAGAACGATGGAATGTTGAGGCATCCTAGAGTTTCTGACGCTTGGAAACATTTTGACTTGACACACACTTGGTTTGCGTCAGACCCGCGAAATATGAGACTTGCATTGGCTAGTGATGGTTTTAATCCTTTTGGTATGATGAGTACAAATTATAGTATTTGGCCAGTTATTATCATTCCATACAACACTCCTCCATGGGTGTGCATGAAAGATACATCTTTTATAATGTCAATGATAATTCCCGGTAAAAAAATGCCAGGAAATGATATTGATGTCTACTTACAACCTATTGTCAAAGAATTAAAGGAGTTATGGGAAACATGTGTCGATACATatgattctttaaaaaaaaaaaaggtatga